The genome window ATTCAACGAGACCGTGCTGGCGTTCCTCGCGCGGTAAAGGCAGGCCGTGCGGCGGATGTCGAACCGGGTATCGCCGCATGCGATACCCGGTCGGCGTTCGACCGCATCAGGCCGGATCGGGAACCCTGACGAATCCCTCCATCAGCACTCTCGCGCTTCGGCTCATCAGGGCCTTCTCGACGCGCCATTCGCCGCCGGACTGCACGGCCTGAGCGCCCACGCGCAACGTGCCGGACGGATGGCCGAACCGCACGGACCGGCGCTCGCCGCCGCCCGCCGCGAGATTGACGAGCGTGCCCGGAATCGCCGCGGCCGTGCCGATCGCGACGGCCGCCGTGCCCATCATCGCGTGATGCAGCTTGCCCATCGATAGCGCGCGCACGAGCACATCGACATCGTCCGCGCCGATGCGCTTGCCGCTCGATGCGACATACGCCGCCGGCGGCGCGACGAACGCGATCTTCGGCGTGTGCTGACGCTTCGCGATTTCATCGAGGCTGCCGATCAGCCCCATGCGCAGCGCACCGTAGGCGCGAATGGTCTCGAAGCGCGTGAGCGCCGCGTCGTCGCCGTTGATCGCGTCCTGCAGTTCCATACCGGTGTAGCCGATGGCGTCCGCGTTCACGAAGATCGTCGGAATGCCGGCGTTGATCATCGTCGCCTTGAAGGTGCCGATGCCGGGCACGTCGAGATCGTCGACGACGTTGCCCGTCGGGAACATCGCGCCTTGCGCGCCTTCTTCCTCCGCAGCAGGATCGAGAAATTCGAGTTGCACTTCGGCGGCCGGAAACGTCACGCCGTCCAGTTCGAAGTCGCCGGTTTCCTGCACGGCGCCGCTCGTCATCGGCACATGCGCGATGATCGTCTTGCCGATATTCGCCTGCCAGATGCGCACGATCGCGATGCCGTTGTCCGGCACGCGCTCGGGATCGACGAGGCCGCTCGCGATCGCGAACGGGCCGACC of Caballeronia sp. Lep1P3 contains these proteins:
- the prpF gene encoding 2-methylaconitate cis-trans isomerase PrpF, translating into MTHRPQIRIPATNMRGGTSKGVFFRLNDLPEAARVPGAARDALFLRVIGSPDPYGKQIDGMGGATSSTSKTVIVSKSTRPGHDVDYLFGQVSIDKPFVDWSGNCGNLSAAVGPFAIASGLVDPERVPDNGIAIVRIWQANIGKTIIAHVPMTSGAVQETGDFELDGVTFPAAEVQLEFLDPAAEEEGAQGAMFPTGNVVDDLDVPGIGTFKATMINAGIPTIFVNADAIGYTGMELQDAINGDDAALTRFETIRAYGALRMGLIGSLDEIAKRQHTPKIAFVAPPAAYVASSGKRIGADDVDVLVRALSMGKLHHAMMGTAAVAIGTAAAIPGTLVNLAAGGGERRSVRFGHPSGTLRVGAQAVQSGGEWRVEKALMSRSARVLMEGFVRVPDPA